DNA from Gemmatimonadaceae bacterium:
TGGAGTTGGCCGCCCACTACCGCTTCCAGCCCCGCCCGGTGGCGGTGGCGCGCGGCAATGAGAAGGGGCGGGTCGAGCGTGCCATTCGCTTCGTGCGCGATGCGTTCTTCGCCGCGCGCACCTTCCGGGATCTCGATGATCTGAACGCCCAAGCCGACGCCTGGTGTGAGGGGGAGGCGGCCGATCGGCCCTGCCCGGAGGACCGTGCCCGCAGCGTGCGTGCCGTGTTCGCCGACGAACAACCCCATCTCCTCGCCTTGCCCGAGAACCCGTTCCCGACTGAGGAGCGCATCGAGGTGAGCGTGCGCAAAACCCCCTACGCGCGTTTCGATCTGAACGACTACTCTATCCCCCACACCCATGTGGGTCGAACGCTCAGCGTGCTGGCGAGCTTGCATACCGTGCGCATCCTCGATGGCCACGACGTGCTCGCCGCTCATCCGCGCTCGTTCGATCGCGGCGTGCAAGTGGAAATCGAGGCCCATGTCGAGGCCCTCGTCACCTACAAGCGCGCCGCCCGTGCGCACCGTGCGCAAGACCGCCTGCATCACGGCGCACCGAGTGCGAAGCCGCTGTTCCTGCGCGCCGCCGAGCGCGGCGCACACCTGGGCGTGCTCACCCGCGGTCTGCTGGCGCTGCTCGACACCCACGGCGCGCACGCACTGGAGGCGGCCATCGTCGCCGCGCTCGCCGAAGACGCCGCGCACCTGGGCGCCGTGCGCCACTTCATCGATAGCCACGCCCACGCCCGCGGCCAACCCCCGCCTATCGCGGTGGTACTGCCCGCGGATCCGCGGCTACACACGCTCAGCGTGCGCGCGCACGCCTTGCGCGATTACGACCAACTCACTCCGGACAAACATGATGAAGGCACCCACACCGACGACGAACCTCACTCTTGAAGTGGCTCGCCAGAGTCTGCGCCGGCTCGGCCTCTACGGCCTGCTCGCGCATGCCGAGTCCCTGATGCACGAACCGTGGCTACCCCGAGTGCTCGACATTGAAGAAACCGAGCGCGCGCATCGCTCCCTCAAACGCCGTCTGGACAATACCCGCCTTGGCACCTTCAAGCCCATCGCCGACTTCGACTGGGAATGGCCCAAGAAGTGCGACCGCAGCCTGATCGAGGAACTGTTCTCGCTCGCCTTCGTCGAGGAGGCCGCCAACGTGGTGCTCATCGGACCCAACGGTCTGGGCAAAACCATGCTGCTCAAAAACCTCGCCTACCAAGCGGTGTTGCACGGCCATACCGCGCGCTTCACGCTGGCCTCCGACATGCTTCACGACCTCGCCGCTCAGGACTCCACCACCGCACTCGCGCGCCGGCTGCGCCGCTATACCTCTCCCACCATCCTGGCCATCGATGAAGTCGGCTATCTGTCCTACGACGCGCGTTACGCCGATCTGCTCTTCGAGGTGGTCACCCGCCGCTACCAGAATCGTCCCATTCTCCTCACCACCAACAAAGTCTTCGGCGAATGGAATCAGGTGTTCCCCAATGCCGCTTGCGTCGTCACCCTCGTCGACCGCCTGGTACACCGCGCCGAGATCGTCGCGCTCGAAGGCGAGAGCTACCGCCTCAAGGAGGCCAAGGAGCGCGCTGAGCGCAAAGCCAAATCCCGCACCCCGACCGCGCGCAAGCAGCGCTAGCCACCATGCTCAGACCCAACGACTTGCCCCTGCTATGTCTGCCCACCGATCTGTCCGATGAGGCGGCCGCTAAGCTCGTGGAGTTTCTCCACGAGCTCACCGACGCGCTCGAACGCCATTACTGCGCCCAGCTTCGTCGCTACCACCACGAAACCACCGAACCAACGTGCGAGCACGATCAGCGCCCTCATCTCCACCCCGAATCCAACGATCCGCCGTTCTGAGCACCGCGCCCACTGTGCCGCTGCCTACCATACACAAACCCGCGCCCACCTTCAAAATGACGCGGATTTAGAACCCCGGCAACAATCCTCCCGCTCCAAAGCTGGTTACGACAACTTACCGCCAACACGGACTCGTTAGATCTTAATCAGGAGGATATTCATGCTACGCAACATTTTTGCACTGTTTTTAATAATATTTTTCTCCGCCAACACACTTGCTGTGGAAAAAGAAGAGCTTGGTAAGTGCGCTGCAAAAAAAACAGGCGCGGAACGACTTATATGTTATGACAATATCGCCAAGACACTTGGAGTGGACAAACCACAAACAGTTGTCACTGTTGGCAAGGGAAAATGGATCGTCCGAACAGATAAGTCACCTATAAACGACACAACAAATGTCTACTTGTCGCTTAGCTCCGAGCAGTCAGTTCGTTCTGGTTATGACACAGTCACCCCAACGCTCATCATCAGATGTGCCGAAGGGAAGACGAATGCCTATATTACTTGGGACCTTTACTTGGGTTTGGAATCTACAAGCATGTTGACCAGGCTCGATAAAGGCCCGGCGGTTACAAAAACGTGGTCAATATCAACCGATAACAAAGCAGTTTTCGTATCTGGTAGCGACATGGCTTTTGCAAAACAACTCATGTCACACCAAACGTTGCTTGCACAAATTACTCCCTACAGCCAAAGCCCCGTAATGGCAACATTTGACATTGGCGGACTATCAGAAGCAATTAAACCTCTCCGAGAGGCATGTAAGTGGTGAGAGCTATACATGACAGAGCACGGTTTGTTCATGGCTCTGATCTAACCCTACGCTCAAGCGGGACTGCGCAAAAGCGCGCAGCCCCTTAGCTCCACGTTTAGAACGCATGAAGGGCACGGAGTCTTCGCTGGGGAATACCGTGAAATCCA
Protein-coding regions in this window:
- the istA gene encoding IS21 family transposase, yielding MIPRALEAEILRLHQTEHWPIGTIATQLRVHHGTVRRVLAQAGVPVEKVPARLSIVEPYRAFIEETLAKYPSLRASRLYAMVKERGYPGAPDHFRAIVATLRPRAAGEAYLRLRTLPGEQAQADWAHFGKLTIGRAVRPLMAFVMVLSYSRRLFLRFYLNAAMANFLRGHVETFSRWNAAPRVVLYDNLKSAVLERSHEAIRFHPALLELAAHYRFQPRPVAVARGNEKGRVERAIRFVRDAFFAARTFRDLDDLNAQADAWCEGEAADRPCPEDRARSVRAVFADEQPHLLALPENPFPTEERIEVSVRKTPYARFDLNDYSIPHTHVGRTLSVLASLHTVRILDGHDVLAAHPRSFDRGVQVEIEAHVEALVTYKRAARAHRAQDRLHHGAPSAKPLFLRAAERGAHLGVLTRGLLALLDTHGAHALEAAIVAALAEDAAHLGAVRHFIDSHAHARGQPPPIAVVLPADPRLHTLSVRAHALRDYDQLTPDKHDEGTHTDDEPHS
- a CDS encoding ATP-binding protein; the encoded protein is MKAPTPTTNLTLEVARQSLRRLGLYGLLAHAESLMHEPWLPRVLDIEETERAHRSLKRRLDNTRLGTFKPIADFDWEWPKKCDRSLIEELFSLAFVEEAANVVLIGPNGLGKTMLLKNLAYQAVLHGHTARFTLASDMLHDLAAQDSTTALARRLRRYTSPTILAIDEVGYLSYDARYADLLFEVVTRRYQNRPILLTTNKVFGEWNQVFPNAACVVTLVDRLVHRAEIVALEGESYRLKEAKERAERKAKSRTPTARKQR
- a CDS encoding type VI secretion system-associated protein TagO; translated protein: MLRNIFALFLIIFFSANTLAVEKEELGKCAAKKTGAERLICYDNIAKTLGVDKPQTVVTVGKGKWIVRTDKSPINDTTNVYLSLSSEQSVRSGYDTVTPTLIIRCAEGKTNAYITWDLYLGLESTSMLTRLDKGPAVTKTWSISTDNKAVFVSGSDMAFAKQLMSHQTLLAQITPYSQSPVMATFDIGGLSEAIKPLREACKW